A DNA window from Halomicrobium mukohataei DSM 12286 contains the following coding sequences:
- a CDS encoding PadR family transcriptional regulator: protein MTRDKSERHGQTATESDVTHRLESVLDLTGFQRDVLLVIVDSDETWPSGAAITRSFERIWHTEINRSRVYQNLDKLQEQGFVTTYPIDGRTKGYSLTDHGENAMLAYRRWMLSCLSNDHADATASGT, encoded by the coding sequence TGAGAGCGACGTGACTCACCGTCTCGAATCAGTCCTCGACTTGACCGGGTTCCAGCGCGACGTGTTGCTTGTCATCGTCGACAGCGACGAGACCTGGCCAAGTGGCGCGGCGATCACGCGCTCTTTCGAGCGAATCTGGCACACGGAGATCAACAGGAGCCGTGTCTACCAGAACCTGGACAAGCTCCAGGAGCAGGGGTTCGTCACGACCTACCCGATCGACGGACGAACCAAGGGGTACAGTCTGACCGACCACGGCGAGAACGCGATGCTCGCCTACCGCCGCTGGATGCTGTCGTGTCTGTCGAACGACCACGCCGACGCCACTGCCAGCGGCACCTGA